From the Streptomyces nigrescens genome, one window contains:
- a CDS encoding Clp protease N-terminal domain-containing protein: protein MQNRTAYSGGESPAPEDLATQLTVELASVVSAARRRATRDGDRQVDTAHLLHGLLEWDPAVRDVFDGAPQVARLLGYLVQRSIGYGLQWHGTVEDSGAVPVVAEGAVPGWSPAAAAAMDGALDRAHARYATRAGCLDLLAALVDDPESRAVEVLRRASVDTARLAGRLDGERPGQD from the coding sequence GTGCAAAACCGTACTGCGTACAGTGGGGGCGAGAGCCCCGCCCCGGAGGACCTCGCCACACAGCTCACCGTCGAGCTCGCGTCGGTCGTATCCGCTGCCCGCAGGCGGGCCACCCGCGACGGCGACCGGCAGGTCGACACCGCGCATCTGCTGCACGGCCTCCTGGAATGGGATCCCGCCGTACGCGATGTCTTCGACGGCGCACCGCAGGTCGCCCGGCTGCTCGGCTACCTCGTCCAGCGCAGCATCGGCTACGGACTCCAATGGCACGGCACCGTCGAGGATTCCGGTGCGGTCCCCGTGGTTGCCGAGGGCGCCGTGCCCGGATGGTCGCCGGCCGCGGCCGCCGCCATGGACGGTGCCCTGGACCGCGCCCATGCCCGCTACGCCACCCGCGCGGGCTGCCTCGACCTGCTCGCCGCGCTGGTGGACGACCCCGAATCGCGGGCCGTCGAGGTGCTGCGACGGGCCTCCGTCGACA